A single window of Pectobacterium parmentieri DNA harbors:
- a CDS encoding MarR family winged helix-turn-helix transcriptional regulator translates to MMKALFALLERYKAQMQEQMKAHDISLDVVHVRLCKIIATEGRITPQSLAKTVGRDKAQITRMVAELVKRDYVRKIDNPDDGRSVWLSLSDKGVAFTQVFLHKEKQIEAQMLQALSSDEQTLFSALLEKIAASDSAH, encoded by the coding sequence ATGATGAAAGCCCTTTTTGCCTTATTAGAACGCTATAAGGCACAGATGCAGGAACAGATGAAAGCGCATGATATTAGTCTGGATGTGGTACACGTCAGGCTATGTAAGATCATCGCGACGGAAGGGCGCATTACGCCTCAGTCGCTGGCGAAAACGGTGGGGCGGGATAAGGCGCAGATCACTCGAATGGTGGCTGAGCTGGTCAAGCGTGATTATGTCCGCAAGATTGATAACCCTGATGATGGCCGTAGCGTATGGCTCAGTTTGTCCGATAAAGGCGTCGCGTTTACGCAGGTTTTTCTGCATAAGGAAAAGCAAATAGAGGCACAGATGCTTCAGGCACTGTCCTCGGACGAACAAACCCTGTTTAGTGCGCTGCTGGAAAAAATAGCGGCGAGCGATTCCGCACACTAA
- a CDS encoding putative urea ABC transporter substrate-binding protein — MNLSRLLGVCVLSLSTLLSFPSQAAPKTQFNVCWTIYAGWMPWGFIGTQGIIDKWADKYGIKIKVTQLNDYVESINQYTAGQFDGCTMTNMDALTIPAAGGVDTTALLLGSFSAGNDGIVLKGKGKTLNDLRGMKVNLPELSVSHYLLVRGLETAGLRERDVTVVNTSDADIVAAFATRSVQAAVAWNPQLSVIKSQPDTTEVFQSGQIPGELIDMMVVNTQTLQENPALGKALAGAWFEMMALMKAGDKSTLESMAAASGTNLAGYQAQLKTTHLFYSAQDNLTFLTSADLPNTMKRVADFSFDKGLLGTGAQSADFIGMTFPGQITQGDSTNVKLRFDDTFVRLAAENKL, encoded by the coding sequence ATGAATCTATCTCGTTTACTGGGCGTTTGCGTCCTCAGTCTCTCAACGCTGCTGAGCTTCCCTTCACAGGCTGCGCCTAAAACGCAATTCAACGTGTGCTGGACTATCTATGCCGGATGGATGCCGTGGGGTTTCATCGGCACGCAGGGCATTATCGATAAATGGGCCGACAAGTACGGCATCAAGATTAAGGTTACCCAGCTTAACGACTACGTCGAGTCGATCAACCAATACACCGCCGGACAGTTTGACGGCTGCACCATGACCAACATGGATGCGCTGACCATTCCGGCTGCGGGTGGTGTGGATACCACGGCGTTGCTGCTTGGCAGTTTCTCCGCAGGCAATGACGGCATCGTACTCAAAGGCAAAGGGAAAACGTTGAACGACTTGCGTGGGATGAAGGTTAACCTGCCTGAACTCTCCGTTTCTCATTATCTGCTAGTACGTGGTCTGGAAACGGCCGGATTACGTGAGCGGGATGTCACGGTCGTCAACACGTCGGATGCCGATATTGTTGCCGCTTTCGCGACTCGCAGCGTACAGGCGGCGGTCGCCTGGAACCCGCAGCTTTCCGTGATCAAAAGCCAGCCGGACACGACGGAAGTTTTCCAGTCCGGCCAGATCCCTGGCGAACTGATCGACATGATGGTCGTGAACACGCAGACGCTGCAAGAAAATCCGGCGCTGGGAAAAGCGCTGGCCGGTGCCTGGTTTGAAATGATGGCGCTGATGAAAGCGGGCGACAAGTCGACGTTGGAATCGATGGCTGCCGCTTCCGGCACCAATTTAGCAGGTTATCAGGCGCAGCTAAAAACCACCCATCTGTTTTATTCTGCACAGGACAATCTGACCTTCCTGACCAGCGCGGATCTTCCGAACACCATGAAACGCGTTGCCGATTTCTCCTTTGATAAAGGGCTGCTCGGAACCGGCGCACAGAGTGCCGATTTTATCGGCATGACCTTCCCTGGGCAGATCACGCAAGGTGACAGCACTAATGTGAAACTACGCTTTGACGACACCTTCGTGCGTCTGGCCGCAGAGAACAAACTCTGA
- a CDS encoding DUF3861 domain-containing protein — MGNVYQITVEEKDEQKRTLSFAFSLHDDQFKLLEKVDGKMDMTPEQTQAFMVGLKLFGEVMMQQRKHPLFKEFAAPFREFMMNLKKP, encoded by the coding sequence ATGGGAAACGTCTATCAGATTACGGTAGAAGAAAAAGACGAGCAGAAACGCACGCTGTCGTTTGCATTCTCGCTTCACGACGACCAGTTCAAGTTACTGGAAAAAGTCGATGGCAAGATGGACATGACGCCGGAACAAACTCAGGCCTTTATGGTGGGGCTGAAGCTATTTGGTGAAGTGATGATGCAGCAAAGAAAGCATCCACTGTTTAAGGAATTTGCCGCTCCGTTCAGGGAATTTATGATGAACCTGAAGAAACCGTGA